The following are from one region of the Rosistilla carotiformis genome:
- a CDS encoding DUF1501 domain-containing protein gives MNKFFNGHSPRRTFLADMGMGFTGLALGAMLQREAGGHEAAWAPPTGEPHMPPKAKSVIWLFMNGGVSQMESFDPKPMLTKYAGKTISETPFADTQDPEKLALARVAAPDGNGNQRNQLYPLQKGFKKHGESGIEISDWFPHIAKHADKLAVVRSMYTTDSNHGAQTQFHSGRHLNDGNYPTLGAWVHYGLGSLNENLPQFISIGKREYWNKRDGHYLGPAHDAVPMRVDPDNPLDFSSPERPFARSSQEIGQDLIQRLNNRRQLEYPSDPAMAARIASYELAFRMQSSIPDVVDFSQETAQTQAMYGIDQPHSREFGMQLLGARRLVEQGVRFIQIQHGGGGAGAWDAHGKLEANHTKNSLAVDQPIGGLLQDLEQRGLLDETLVVFATEFGRTPGSQGSDGRDHHIYGFSVWMAGGGLKRGVVHGATDEIGFHAVEHRHYVTDIHATILKQLGLDSRKLEIPGRKRLEIDHGRPIDQIIA, from the coding sequence ATGAATAAGTTTTTCAACGGCCATTCGCCGCGTCGTACGTTTCTAGCCGATATGGGCATGGGGTTCACCGGCTTGGCATTGGGAGCGATGTTGCAGCGGGAAGCCGGCGGTCACGAAGCGGCTTGGGCGCCTCCGACGGGCGAGCCTCACATGCCGCCCAAAGCAAAGAGTGTGATCTGGTTGTTTATGAATGGCGGTGTCAGCCAGATGGAGAGCTTCGATCCGAAGCCGATGTTGACAAAATATGCCGGCAAGACGATCTCGGAGACGCCGTTTGCCGACACGCAAGATCCCGAGAAACTCGCCTTGGCCCGCGTCGCCGCCCCCGATGGGAACGGGAACCAACGCAACCAACTGTATCCGTTGCAGAAGGGATTCAAAAAACATGGCGAAAGCGGCATCGAGATCAGCGATTGGTTTCCGCACATCGCCAAACACGCCGACAAGCTGGCGGTCGTCCGGTCGATGTATACGACCGACAGCAACCACGGCGCGCAAACGCAATTCCATTCCGGCCGCCACTTAAACGATGGTAACTACCCGACGCTGGGTGCCTGGGTGCATTACGGTCTCGGCTCGCTCAACGAGAACCTGCCGCAATTCATCTCGATCGGCAAGCGTGAGTATTGGAACAAACGGGACGGACATTATCTGGGTCCCGCGCACGATGCAGTCCCGATGCGCGTCGATCCCGACAACCCATTGGATTTCAGCAGCCCCGAGCGCCCGTTCGCGCGGTCGTCGCAGGAGATCGGACAGGATCTGATCCAGCGCCTCAACAATCGACGTCAGTTGGAATATCCGAGCGATCCCGCGATGGCAGCTCGGATCGCTTCGTATGAGCTCGCCTTCCGGATGCAGAGTTCGATCCCGGACGTCGTCGACTTCTCTCAAGAGACCGCCCAGACGCAAGCGATGTATGGGATCGACCAACCCCATTCGCGCGAGTTCGGCATGCAGTTGCTTGGCGCCCGACGACTCGTCGAACAAGGCGTCCGCTTCATCCAGATCCAGCACGGCGGTGGCGGTGCGGGGGCTTGGGATGCGCATGGCAAGCTGGAAGCGAACCACACGAAAAACTCGCTCGCCGTCGATCAACCGATCGGAGGCCTGTTGCAAGATCTGGAACAACGTGGCCTGTTGGACGAGACCCTTGTCGTCTTCGCCACCGAATTTGGCCGCACCCCAGGATCGCAAGGGAGCGATGGGCGCGATCACCATATCTATGGTTTCTCGGTCTGGATGGCCGGCGGCGGATTAAAACGAGGCGTCGTTCATGGCGCGACCGACGAGATCGGTTTCCATGCCGTCGAACATCGCCATTACGTGACCGACATCCATGCCACGATCCTGAAACAACTAGGGCTCGATTCCCGCAAACTTGAAATTCCCGGCCGCAAACGACTCGAGATCGATCACGGCCGACCGATCGATCAAATCATCGCTTAA
- a CDS encoding DUF1559 domain-containing protein, whose amino-acid sequence MRRNVSRGFTLVELLVVIAIIGILVGLLLPAVQAARESARRMQCSNNLKQIGLALHNYHDVHRSLPIGSLGFLIQGWTVPVLPFVEQQTVYDQLTIGLPNGFDVAGVNAAVVDQWTPDMFWCPSSAATPMHLRVTSGNTVKMSTMSYIGIAGAPTSATSSSDPTGAGRCISGGQGYACANGTMIPNSTVRFRDLTDGLSNTVVIGESSSWGETAAGARTEIRTSAEWGAWAGSAASTTPPNNGTSYMWSANPYCRQITSVRYPIGTTLELTGSGGNHRDGVNNALHSMHPGGVQVTRGDGGVGFLSETMEFLVLRDLCIRDDGNVIPGDVF is encoded by the coding sequence ATGCGCCGTAATGTAAGTAGGGGCTTTACGCTCGTCGAACTCCTCGTCGTGATCGCGATCATTGGGATCTTGGTTGGTCTTCTCTTACCGGCGGTCCAAGCGGCTCGCGAGTCGGCTCGCCGGATGCAATGTTCGAACAATTTGAAACAGATTGGTTTGGCGCTGCACAACTATCACGATGTTCATCGCTCGCTGCCGATCGGATCGCTGGGGTTCCTGATCCAGGGTTGGACCGTGCCGGTCCTGCCATTCGTCGAACAACAAACGGTTTACGACCAATTGACGATTGGACTTCCGAACGGTTTTGACGTCGCCGGAGTGAATGCGGCGGTCGTCGATCAATGGACTCCGGACATGTTCTGGTGCCCATCGAGTGCCGCAACCCCGATGCACCTGCGAGTCACCTCGGGGAATACCGTCAAGATGTCAACGATGTCCTATATCGGTATCGCAGGGGCGCCGACCAGCGCGACCAGCAGCAGCGATCCGACCGGCGCCGGACGCTGCATCAGTGGCGGCCAAGGTTATGCGTGTGCCAACGGAACGATGATTCCCAACTCCACCGTTCGCTTTCGCGACCTGACCGATGGGCTCAGCAACACCGTGGTGATCGGCGAATCGTCTTCCTGGGGCGAGACCGCTGCCGGGGCGCGAACCGAAATTCGCACCTCCGCGGAATGGGGTGCCTGGGCCGGTTCGGCTGCGAGCACAACGCCGCCCAACAACGGCACAAGCTACATGTGGAGTGCCAACCCCTATTGCCGGCAAATCACCTCGGTTCGCTACCCGATCGGCACCACGCTGGAACTGACCGGATCGGGCGGCAACCATCGCGATGGTGTCAACAACGCCCTGCACTCGATGCATCCCGGCGGCGTTCAGGTCACACGTGGCGATGGCGGCGTTGGTTTCCTCTCCGAGACCATGGAGTTCCTGGTGCTGCGGGACCTGTGCATTCGTGACGATGGCAACGTGATCCCCGGGGACGTCTTCTAA